A stretch of the Malus domestica chromosome 08, GDT2T_hap1 genome encodes the following:
- the LOC103440234 gene encoding 24-methylenesterol C-methyltransferase 2, which produces MDSLTLFCTGALLAGGIYWFVCILGPAERKGKRAVDLSGGSISAEKVQDSYDKYWSFFRRPKEIETAEKVPDFVDTFYNLVTDIYEWGWGQSFHFSPHIPGKSHKDATRLHEEMAVDLIDVKPGDRILDVGCGVGGPMRAIAAHSRANVTGITINEYQVKRARLHNKKAGLDSLCEVVCGNFLEMPFPDNSFDGAYSIEATCHAPKLEEVYAEIFRVLKPGALYVSYEWVTTDKYKGEDAEHVEVIQGIERGDALPGLRSYTDIAETARKVGFEVVKENDLAKPPAQPWWSRLKMGRIAYWRNHILVTVLAAVGIAPKGTVDVHEMLFKTADFLTRGGETGIFSPMHMILCRKPETPKSS; this is translated from the coding sequence ATGGACTCTCTCACCCTCTTTTGTACGGGCGCTCTCCTCGCCGGCGGGATCTATTGGTTTGTCTGCATTCTCGGCCCCGCCGAGCGAAAGGGGAAGCGCGCCGTAGATCTCTCCGGTGGCTCCATCTCCGCCGAGAAAGTTCAAGATAGCTACGACAAATATTGGTCCTTCTTCCGCCGCCCAAAAGAGATCGAAACGGCTGAGAAAGTCCCCGATTTTGTAGACACCTTTTACAACTTAGTCACCGATATTTATGAGTGGGGTTGGGGCCAGTCCTTCCACTTCTCCCCGCACATCCCCGGTAAGTCCCACAAAGACGCCACGCGCCTCCACGAGGAGATGGCCGTCGATCTCATCGATGTAAAACCCGGAGACCGAATTCTTGACGTCGGATGCGGCGTGGGTGGCCCTATGCGTGCCATCGCGGCCCACTCGCGGGCCAACGTCACAGGGATCACGATCAACGAGTACCAGGTGAAACGCGCGCGTCTGCACAACAAGAAGGCCGGCCTCGACTCGCTCTGCGAGGTCGTATGCGGGAACTTCCTCGAGATGCCGTTCCCGGATAACAGCTTCGACGGCGCGTACTCTATCGAGGCTACATGTCACGCGCCGAAGCTGGAGGAGGTGTACGCCGAGATCTTCCGGGTTTTGAAGCCCGGTGCTCTGTACGTGTCGTACGAGTGGGTGACGACAGACAAGTACAAGGGTGAGGACGCTGAACACGTGGAGGTCATTCAGGGAATCGAGAGAGGGGACGCCCTGCCGGGACTTAGGAGCTATACGGACATTGCAGAGACGGCGAGGAAGGTCGGTTTCGAGGTGGTGAAGGAGAACGATCTGGCCAAGCCGCCGGCGCAGCCGTGGTGGAGTCGATTGAAGATGGGGAGGATCGCCTACTGGCGCAACCACATTCTGGTGACGGTGCTCGCCGCCGTCGGAATTGCACCCAAGGGAACCGTGGATGTGCACGAGATGCTGTTCAAAACTGCCGACTTTTTGACCAGGGGCGGCGAAACCGGAATCTTTAGTCCGATGCACATGATTCTCTGCCGGAAGCCCGAAACACCCAAATCATCTTAA